From Triticum urartu cultivar G1812 chromosome 2, Tu2.1, whole genome shotgun sequence, a single genomic window includes:
- the LOC125534210 gene encoding NDR1/HIN1-like protein 13 — MADRVHPAPLLPLSTPPAPPTDNSDAAAETAPLRSAAAAPGASYVVHVPKDQALREPPPDRKLAARPARRRMLRRACCGACCALLLLLVLAAAFVGAVYLVLRPRAPSFSVTSLSVAGLLDPSPAQLDAAVRADNGANRKVGVDYRGGGEVSVSYSGVLLATGRWPAFYQAPRNVTLITMPLTGRDGVVVALTDDQRGRLAEQAAAGAVPLTVEARVPVRVRLGKVLRTWTVDVWARCEVTVDRIDGETTAANRGCRVKAKPLWWWW, encoded by the coding sequence ATGGCGGACCGCGTCCACCCCGCGCCGCTGCTGCCACTCTCCACCCCACCTGCCCCGCCAACTGACAACAGCGACGCGGCCGCGGAGACCGCGCCGCTTCGCTCCGCAGCGGCGGCGCCGGGCGCGTCGTACGTCGTGCATGTGCCCAAGGACCAGGCGCTCCGGGAACCGCCCCCGGACCGCAAGCTCGCCGCGCGGCCGGCCCGGCGCCGCATGCTCCGCCGCGCCTGCTGCGGCGCGTGCTGCGCGCTCCTCCTCCTGCTCGTCCTCGCCGCGGCGTTCGTCGGCGCCGTCTACCTCGTCCTCCGCCCTAGGGCGCCCTCCTTCTCCGTCACATCCCTCTCCGTCGCCGGCCTCCTCGACCCCTCCCCCGCGCAGCTCGACGCCGCCGTGCGCGCGGACAACGGCGCCAACAGGAAGGTCGGCGTGGACtaccgcggcggcggcgaggtcagCGTCTCCTACTCCGGCGTCCTCCTCGCGACAGGCCGCTGGCCGGCCTTCTACCAGGCGCCGAGGAACGTGACGCTGATCACGATGCCGCTCACCGGGAGGGACGGCGTGGTCGTGGCCCTCACGGACGATCAGAGGGGGCGGCTGGCGGAGCAGGCCGCGGCGGGCGCCGTGCCGCTGACGGTGGAGGCGCGGGTGCCGGTGCGGGTGAGGCTCGGGAAGGTGCTGCGGACGTGGACCGTGGACGTGTGGGCGCGGTGCGAGGTCACGGTGGACAGGATCGACGGCGAGACGACGGCCGCCAACAGGGGGTGCAGGGTCAAGGCCAAGCCGctctggtggtggtggtga